A segment of the Mycobacterium intracellulare ATCC 13950 genome:
CATCAGCGTCAGATATCCGGCGTCGCGCAGGAGTTCGGGCAGCGCGACGACCCGGTCGTTTAGGTAGCCCTCGTAGCCGGGGGCGCCGCGAAATCCCGGGGACGCGACTTCGAGCATCGTGCCGATGCCGGCGATGTGATGGTCGGTCCCGGTCAACAGCATCGCCCGGGTCGGCGAGCACGCCGGCGCCGAATGGAAATCGGTGAGCCGGATCCCGGAGTAGGCCAGCCGATCGAGGTTGGGTGTTTCGATCTCGCCGCCGAAGGCGCCGATGTCGGAAAACCCGAGGTCGTCCGCGACGATTACGAGCAAGTTGGGGCGCTTCACGCTCAAGCATCCTGCCAGGTCGGTGCTCACGGTGTAATGCCGCCGCACCGCCGATCGCGGCCGATATTGTCGAGGCATGGAGATGTTGGCGCAGTTCGGGATGTCCATACCGCTGGTTGCGGCCCCCATGTCGGGCGGACCGACCACCCCGGCCATGGTGTCGGCCGCCACCCGTGCGGGGGCCCTGGGCATGCTGGCTGCCGGCTACAAGACCGTGGAGGCCGTCGAAGCCGAGATCAAAGCCCTTCGCGCCGAAGGGATCCCATTCGGCGTCAACGTGTTCGCGCCGAACCCGGTGCCGGTCGATCCGCGACGTTACCGGGAGTACGCGGCGATCATCCAGGCCGAGGCCGACCAGTTCGGCCTGACGCTGCCGTCCGAGCCCGTCGAGGACAACGACAGCTTCGACGCGAAGATCGAATTGCTGCTCGACGATCCGGTTCCGATGGTGTCGTTCACGTTCGGCATTCCGCCGCGCGACGTGATCGCGGCGCTGCAACGGGCCAAGAGCGTGGTGGTCCAGACGGTCACCACGGCCGAGGAGGCGGAGCAGGCACGCGACGCCGGCGTCGACATGCTCGTGGTGCAGGCGGCGGACGCCGGCGGCCATTCCGGCACCCTGTCGCCGTCGCGGCCGCTGACCCCGGTCCCGATCGTCGACCTCGTCAGCCAGGTCGTGGCGACGGTTCCCCTGCCGGTGCTGGCCACCGGCGGGCTCGCCACGCCGGCCGCGGTGGCCGAGGTGATCCGGGCGGGAGCGGCCGCGGCCGCCGTCGGGACGGTGCTGTTGCGCGCCACCGAAAGCGGCGCGTCGACCACTCATCAGGCGGCGCTGGCCGATCCCGCGTACACCGAGACCGTGCTGACCCGGGCCTTCACCGGCCGGCCGGCCCGGGGCCTGCGCAACGCGTTCATCGACGCCCACGAAGCCGAGGCGCCCCCGGGTTATCCCGCCATCCACCACCTGACCAGCCCGCTGCGCAAGGCGGCCGCCGCGGCGGGAAAGCCGGACTACGTACACCTGTGGGCGGGCACCGGTTTCCGGCAAGCCACCGCCGAGCCCGCGACCGACATTCTGCGCCGGCTGGCATCCGACCTGTGAGGTTCAGTACTCGAAACGATTGAGCACGTCGTAGCCGCGCCCGCCGATCACCCACGTCAGCGCGTAGATCATCCGCACCGCGGCCGACGGGATGTGCTCGTAGCCGGCCAGCGCGGGCGTCTGCTCGAGGAACCGCAGCCGGGGATGCCAGGCCGCAAGACGGCGCGCGTCGCGGATGCCCCAGGTGATGATGCCCCTGGTGAAGACCTTGGACAGCAACGGGGCCAGGGCCGACAGCGTATCGAAATGCATTTCACCGCCGGGGAATCGGTCGATCAGGCGCTGCAGCAGCCGCCGGACTTCCTCTTCGTGCAGATACATCAGCAGGCCCTCGGCGACGACCAGGGTGGGACGCCCGGCGGGGACGTCGTCCAGCCACCGCAGCTCGGTCACCGACGAGCCGATCATCCGGTAGCGCTCGGTGTCGTCGTAGAGTTGCCGCCGCAGCCCGATGACGCTGGGCTGGTCGACGTCGAACCAGGAAACCGACGGCGGTAGGTCGAGCCGGAAGGCCCTGCCGTCAAGGCCGCAACCCAGGTGCAGGACAACGGCGTCGGGATGGCGGGAGAGGAAATCGGCGCACCAGTCGTCGAACTTCTTGGCGCGCAGCGCGACCAGGTATTGGTTCGAGGCGGGCATGGTGCTCCGGCGCATGCGCTTGAAGTCGTAGCTGATCCGGTCCACCGCGTCCGCGGCGACCGTGTCGCCCAGAATCGGCCGCTTCGAACGGCTTTCGCATGCGCGCAGATACAGTGTGACGAGATTCGTCCATTCCACCGATCCCCAGGCGACCGAGCTGAAATCGACTTTGTCCGTTGCGGTCATCGCTGCTTCCTCTTCGCGCGGTATTCGGTCCACATTTCCATGAGCTGGTCGCGGTAGGCCCGCGTGCAGAACTCGCAGAAATCGCGGAAGTCCTCCACGCGTTGCCGTTGTTCGGCGCGGTCCTCGTCCAGCACGGACAGCGCGAATTCGGCGGGTTCGATCCCCAGCCGCATCAGGGACAGCTGGGTTTCCAGCACGCTGGTGAACCCGCCCGGCGTGACCCGGTAGAGGTGCTGGCGGTTCGGGCTCGGCAACCGCTCGACCATGCCACCTTCGAGCAGTTGCCGGGCGACGGTGCTGATCGACGCCTTGCTCACGGACAACGCGGCGGCCAGCGCGGTCAGCGACTGCTGCGGCGGATCGCAGATCAGCAGCCACCCGTAGACCCGGCCCATGGTGCGGGTGGCGCCCAGCAACTCGAAGAACAGCCCGAGGCGGTCGACGAACTCGGCCTCGTCCGGCGACATACGCTCCATCCCGTTCGTTCAGTACGTACTAAACGTAACTTATACGAAGCGGGACGCTGGCGGAACCCCCCGCCGGTGATCAAGGGGTCTGGGTTGCCGGGCTCAGAACGCCTCGGGGTCGCGCTGCACGGCGGCGGGCACCGGGTGCCGATACAGGCGGGATGCGTTCTCCCAGCTGAACTTCCGGATGACGTCGGACGGCAGGTCGCCGATCTGTTCGTGGATGGCCTGCTGGGTGTGCGGCCACGTCGAGTCGCAATGCGGGTAGTCGGCTTCCAGCATGATGTTGTCGACGCCGATCCGGTCGCGCTGCACGAACGACGACTTGTCCTCGACCGCGCAGAACCAGAAGTTGCGGACCAGCACCTCCGCGGGGGTCAGGCGCTCGCCGAGCGCTTGCCAGGTGCCGTACATCGCGTGATAGCTGAGCATGTGGTCGAGGCGGTCGAGCAGTCCTGCCACCCAACCGATTCCGCCTTCGGACAGACAGATCTTCAGGTCGGGGAACCTGCTGGGCAGCCCCGAGTACAACCAGTCGACCGCCGCGGAGATGGCGTAGGCGAAAAACAGCACGCCCTGCACGTCCGGCGGCGCGTCCGCGGTGGTGGACGGCGACGACCCGGACGATCCGATGTGCAGGTTGACCACGGTGCCGGTCTCGGCGCACGCGGCCATCATCGGATCCCAGTGGTCGGTGTGGATGCTCGGCAGGCCGAGCATCGCCGGATTCTCGCTGAACGTCACGGCGTGAAAGCCGCGGTCGGCGTTCTCGTAGATCATCTTCGCGCCGAGCTCGGGGTCGAGCAGCCACGGCAACTGGCAGGGAATGATGCGGTCGGGATACGAGCCCGCCCAGACGTCGAAATGCCAGTCGTTCCAGGCGCGAACGCAGGCGAGCGCGAGGTCGCGATCGGTGGTCACCTGCTGCAGCCGCTGTCCGGCGAAGCCGGGCAGAAACGAGGGGAAGTTGAGCGAGGCGTAGATCCCGTTGAGGTCCATATCCTTGACGCGCTCGTGGATATCCCATGCGCCCCTGCGCATCTCGTCGAATCGGACGGGTTCGAAGCCGTACTCCGCCACCGGCCGCCCGACCACCGCGTTGAAGCCGACGTTGGGCAGTTCCCGGCCGTCGTACACCCAGGTCTGGCCCCCGGCGTCGGTGTCGACGACTTTGGGCGCACGGTCGGCGAACTTTCGGGGCAGCCGGCCGGCGAAGGTGTCGGGGGGTTCGACGATGTGGTCGTCGACCGAGATGACGGTGTAGCGGCGTCGCGCCCGGGGCGGATCGGGCAGGAAGGTGACCGAACGTTCGGTGCCGGTCTTCGCCGTGGTGAAGTTCAGGTCGGTGGCCAGCTCGTCGATCGATTTCACGCGTCAAACTCCTTGTGGCTCAAGTCAGGACGTCGGGGTCGGCCTTGATCGTCATCCGCGCGGCCCCGGCCCAGTACACGTCGGCGGCCCGTTCGATCAGCGAGCGTTGCATGCCGGCCATGTCCGACCACCGCATGGCCACCGGCTGCTTGCCGGTGAGCATGACGTCGTAGGCCAGCTTGCACACCCGTTCGATCGAGGCCGCGCGGTAGACGGCCTCGGCCAGGTTGCGGCCGGTCGCGATGACGCCGTGGTTGGCCAAGATGGTCAGGTTGGCCCCGCCGATGCGGGCCGCGAGATCCGCGGCGCGAGTGGGGCTGTCGATCTCGCCGTCGTAGGTCTCGACCAGGCACAGGTCGTCGAGGAACAGCGACCCAGTCTGGTGCACCAGCTCCGGCAGCCTGCCCAGCGCGGCGAGCACGCATACGTAGTACGGGTGGTTGTGGATGACCACGCGGGCGTCGTCGCGGACGCGGTGCAGTTCGGTGTGGATGTGGATGGCCGGGGTGACGTCCCAGCGGCCGCGGACCACGCGCGCGTCGGCGTCCACCACGCAGATGTCGGAGGCGCTGACCTCCTGCCACCACAGGCCCCAGGGATTGACGAACATGTTCGTCTGGCCGTCGAGCTGCCAGGTGATGTGTCCGGCCATGTTCTCGGCGAAGCCGATGCCGGCGAGGTGGCGGAACGCGATGGCGAGCGCCTGCTCGTGGGACAGCTCGACGCCGATCGGCGGAACCACTGACGGCGCCCAGACTTCCAGCCCGCCACGGCGTGCATCAGGTGCGTTCATGACCAGCCTCCATCCTGGCTCCAATATCCTCGCGAAGTCGGCCTTTGGCTATCTTTCCGCCCGACGAGCGGGGCAATTCGTCGAGAACGATGAGGCGCTCGGGCAGCAGTTCCTTGGAAACTCCCAGCGCCAGCAGGTGTTCGACGAGCTGGGGAAGGTCGATGGTGGCGGAGCCGGTGAGTTCGGCGTAGAGGCAGACCTTTTCGCCGAACACCGGATCGGGCATGGCGACCGCGGCGGCCACCGCGATGGCGGGGTGGGTGGTCACGGCGTCTTCGACCTGGCTTGCGCTGATGTTCTTGCCGCCACGGACGATGAAGTCGGAGGTGCGCCCGGTGACCCGCAGATAGCCGTCCGCGTCGATTTCACAGATGTCGCCCATGCGCATCCACCCGTCGGGGGTGAACAGCTTGTCGTGGTCGGTGCCGCCGAGGTAACCGAGGCTGGTCGCCGGGCCCCGGCACGCGGGCTGGCCCCGACCCGTGTCGGTCACGTCGCGGTCGCCGTCGAAGAGGCGGACCGACATTTCGGGGATGATGCGGCCCCCGGTGCGCAGCCGCCGTTCGCGGGAGTCGTCGACAGTGGTCGCGCTGAGCATCCCCGTTTCGTTCGAGCCGAAGAACTGCAGGATCTTGGCGCCGGTGAGTTCCTCGAATTCGGCCGCCGGGCGATACGGCAACGCCTCGCCGCCGGTGTAGACGACGCGCAGCGAGCTCAGGTCGCGTTCGCGGCTGGCCGGGTCCGCCATCAGCATGGTCAATTGTGTGCTGACGCAGCATAATACGGTGACCCTGTGCCGGGCGATGGCCTCGCAGGTGGCTTTGGTGGTGAACCGGTCCAGGAGCACCGCGGTGGCGCCGAGGTAGATCGGTGTGGTGTGGCTGGTCCAGAGCCCGAACCCGAACGGCGTGGGTATCACCGGCAAAAAGACGTCGTCCGGCGCCAGCAGCCCATTGGCGACGGCCTTCTGGTGGAAGTAATGCCAACGGTTCTGGGTGTGCACGACACACTTGGGCAGCCCCGTGGTCCCGGAGGTGGAATTGATCAGGAAAACGTCGTCGGGGCCGAGGCGGGCGTCGGTCGTGAGCGCGGTGGGTTTTGCGCCGACGTCCAGGCGAAGGGTCCGGTCCAGCAGCAGCGCCGGCAGCCCGAGTTCATCGGCGACGCCCGCGGCGGCCTCGCGGTGGGGCTCATCGCTGATCAGGGCCTTCGGCTGGGCGCTGCGCAGTATCGCTGTGGCCTCGCGGGTGCCGGCCCGTGCGCCGACGCCGACGACCACCGCCCCGCAGCGTTCGATGGCGACGAACAGGGCGTGGATGGCCGCGGAGTCACGGTGCCATACCGCGACCCGGTCCCCGCGCGTGACGCCGGCACCGGCCAGGGACTGCGCCAAACGTGTTGCGGCGTCGTCGAATTCACGCCATGTCAGCGACGCTTCGGGGTGGTCGACATAGGCGAGGCGGTTTGGGGTTTGCGCGGCGTTGCGGCGCACGGCGTCCGACAGCGTCGTATCGCACCACCAGCCGGCCTCGCGAAACCGGGCCGGGTCCTGTTCGGAGAATGCCGGCGACGACTCGATATCCAGCCCGCCGACGCTCATTCGGTCAATGATAGGAAAGCGACGCGGGGCCCGGTCTCGCTCCCGCCGAGAAACAGCCGGGCTAGGGATTCCTCGGGGCGGGAGTGGAGCGCTGCGTCTTGGCGGGAACATTCGGAGGGTGGGCCCGCGGCTTGTGGCAGTTATGCAGGCACCCGCAATTGAGGCCGATGATGCACCCGTTTCCACCGGTGGGTTGCACGCCGTCGGGATCGCTTTGCGAAACGGGCAGGGGGCTGGACAAAGCTGCTGACGTTGTCGGTCCTGTCGCGCTGCCGGCCGAGGAGCCCAGCGCGAGGACGAACGCGGCCACCCCCGCGCAGAACGTGGCTCCTGTTCTTTCGTTTCGGCTCCCCACGGGGCGCGAGTGTAGTTAGCCGAATGGAGATACACGGGACGCGCGCGCACCCGCAAGGACACTCCAAGGAGTCACCAAGAATCCTCTAAGGCCCGTCGCCGGGGCGTTGATTCGTTGCCCGGGGCGCCATTTCCCGCGCCCGGGTCCGCTGCCGCGCCCTTGCCGTCCGGATGGCATAGGCTGCGGCGCTGACCGCGAACATCGCCGCGGTCAACAACAGCCACCGACCCAGGAATGGGTCCTGGGTCTGGCCGGTCGCCGCCCGGTACGTGGCGCCGCCCTGCCTGATGATGCCGGGAAGGAACACCAGCAGCGTGAGGCCCGCCCCCAGCGCGGGCACCCGGA
Coding sequences within it:
- a CDS encoding class II aldolase/adducin family protein, whose amino-acid sequence is MNAPDARRGGLEVWAPSVVPPIGVELSHEQALAIAFRHLAGIGFAENMAGHITWQLDGQTNMFVNPWGLWWQEVSASDICVVDADARVVRGRWDVTPAIHIHTELHRVRDDARVVIHNHPYYVCVLAALGRLPELVHQTGSLFLDDLCLVETYDGEIDSPTRAADLAARIGGANLTILANHGVIATGRNLAEAVYRAASIERVCKLAYDVMLTGKQPVAMRWSDMAGMQRSLIERAADVYWAGAARMTIKADPDVLT
- a CDS encoding NAD(P)H-dependent flavin oxidoreductase: MEMLAQFGMSIPLVAAPMSGGPTTPAMVSAATRAGALGMLAAGYKTVEAVEAEIKALRAEGIPFGVNVFAPNPVPVDPRRYREYAAIIQAEADQFGLTLPSEPVEDNDSFDAKIELLLDDPVPMVSFTFGIPPRDVIAALQRAKSVVVQTVTTAEEAEQARDAGVDMLVVQAADAGGHSGTLSPSRPLTPVPIVDLVSQVVATVPLPVLATGGLATPAAVAEVIRAGAAAAAVGTVLLRATESGASTTHQAALADPAYTETVLTRAFTGRPARGLRNAFIDAHEAEAPPGYPAIHHLTSPLRKAAAAAGKPDYVHLWAGTGFRQATAEPATDILRRLASDL
- a CDS encoding GbsR/MarR family transcriptional regulator; its protein translation is MSPDEAEFVDRLGLFFELLGATRTMGRVYGWLLICDPPQQSLTALAAALSVSKASISTVARQLLEGGMVERLPSPNRQHLYRVTPGGFTSVLETQLSLMRLGIEPAEFALSVLDEDRAEQRQRVEDFRDFCEFCTRAYRDQLMEMWTEYRAKRKQR
- a CDS encoding amidohydrolase family protein; this encodes MKSIDELATDLNFTTAKTGTERSVTFLPDPPRARRRYTVISVDDHIVEPPDTFAGRLPRKFADRAPKVVDTDAGGQTWVYDGRELPNVGFNAVVGRPVAEYGFEPVRFDEMRRGAWDIHERVKDMDLNGIYASLNFPSFLPGFAGQRLQQVTTDRDLALACVRAWNDWHFDVWAGSYPDRIIPCQLPWLLDPELGAKMIYENADRGFHAVTFSENPAMLGLPSIHTDHWDPMMAACAETGTVVNLHIGSSGSSPSTTADAPPDVQGVLFFAYAISAAVDWLYSGLPSRFPDLKICLSEGGIGWVAGLLDRLDHMLSYHAMYGTWQALGERLTPAEVLVRNFWFCAVEDKSSFVQRDRIGVDNIMLEADYPHCDSTWPHTQQAIHEQIGDLPSDVIRKFSWENASRLYRHPVPAAVQRDPEAF
- a CDS encoding class I SAM-dependent methyltransferase, producing MTATDKVDFSSVAWGSVEWTNLVTLYLRACESRSKRPILGDTVAADAVDRISYDFKRMRRSTMPASNQYLVALRAKKFDDWCADFLSRHPDAVVLHLGCGLDGRAFRLDLPPSVSWFDVDQPSVIGLRRQLYDDTERYRMIGSSVTELRWLDDVPAGRPTLVVAEGLLMYLHEEEVRRLLQRLIDRFPGGEMHFDTLSALAPLLSKVFTRGIITWGIRDARRLAAWHPRLRFLEQTPALAGYEHIPSAAVRMIYALTWVIGGRGYDVLNRFEY
- a CDS encoding class I adenylate-forming enzyme family protein; amino-acid sequence: MSVGGLDIESSPAFSEQDPARFREAGWWCDTTLSDAVRRNAAQTPNRLAYVDHPEASLTWREFDDAATRLAQSLAGAGVTRGDRVAVWHRDSAAIHALFVAIERCGAVVVGVGARAGTREATAILRSAQPKALISDEPHREAAAGVADELGLPALLLDRTLRLDVGAKPTALTTDARLGPDDVFLINSTSGTTGLPKCVVHTQNRWHYFHQKAVANGLLAPDDVFLPVIPTPFGFGLWTSHTTPIYLGATAVLLDRFTTKATCEAIARHRVTVLCCVSTQLTMLMADPASRERDLSSLRVVYTGGEALPYRPAAEFEELTGAKILQFFGSNETGMLSATTVDDSRERRLRTGGRIIPEMSVRLFDGDRDVTDTGRGQPACRGPATSLGYLGGTDHDKLFTPDGWMRMGDICEIDADGYLRVTGRTSDFIVRGGKNISASQVEDAVTTHPAIAVAAAVAMPDPVFGEKVCLYAELTGSATIDLPQLVEHLLALGVSKELLPERLIVLDELPRSSGGKIAKGRLREDIGARMEAGHERT